In Candidatus Moanabacter tarae, the genomic stretch GGATGGACACAGAATGCAGGGATGGGGTGGGATCCAGCGAAGTTGGGTGGAAAGGAATTTGTTATCCTTAGTACTCAGGGAGGGATACGGCAGCCGGATGGGAGTCCCGTTGCGTTGGGGTATCATACGGGTCACTACGAAATAGGGCTATTAATGGAGGAGGCGGCGCGAGTGATTTCAGAAAGGGGAGGGATTCCCTTTGCAGGGTTTTGTAGTGATCCTTGCGATGGACGGACGAATGGAACTGATGGCATGTTGGATAGTCTCCCGTATAGAAACGACGCTGCGGTTGTATTGAGGCGTCTCATTCGTTCGTTGCCAACACGACGAGGAGTGCTCGGAGTAGCGACTTGCGACAAAGGATTGCCGGCGATGATGATGGCTTTGGCAAAGATGCGAGATCTTCCTTCAATTTTGATTCCAGGAGGAGTTACATTACTTAGCGAAGAGGGCGAAAATACGGCAAAGGTTCAGACAATCGGAGTACGTTTCGCTCATGGCGAAATTTCTTTGGATCACGCGGCATCGGTTGGCTGTAAAGCGTGTGGATCTCCAGGAGGAGGATGTCAATTTCTTGGAACTGCGGCTTCCAGCCAGATCGTGGCGGAAGCGCTTGGAATTAGTCTCACACATTCTGCTCTTTCTCCTTCGGGAGCTCCAATTTGGAAAGATTTGGCGAGGCGATCAGCTCTTGCTTTGATTGAACTTGAGGAGCAGGGAGTTACTGGGAGCGACATTTTAAATGAGGTATCGATTCAGAATGCCATGGTGGTCCACGCTGCTTTTGGTGGGTCTACCAATCTGATTCTTCACTTGCCGGCGATCGCCTTCGAAGCAGGATTAAGCCGTCCAACCGTCTCTGACTGGCAGGAAGTGAATAAGAAAGTGCCAAGAATTGTCGATGCTCTACCAAACGGACCAGTAGGCTTTGCTACGGTACAGGTTTTCCTTGCTGGAGGTGTTCCTGAAGTGATGTTGCATCTGAGAGATCTCGATCTCCTCGATCTTTCTGCGCGAACGGTTACAGGTAAGTCACTTGGAGAAAATCTAGAATGGTGGGAAGGATCAGAGAGGCGTCGTATCTTAAAGGATAAACTTCTCCTGCTTGACGGGATCGACCCCACCGACGTTATAATGAACCCGGTTAAGGCTAAGAGTAAGGGGCTTACGAGCACTGTTACTTTCCCAACGGGTAATCTTGCTCCAGAAGGATCTGTGATTAAAAGCACGGCAATAGATCCGACGCTCATTTCTGGAGAGGGAATTTTTCTGCATGAGGGCCCGGCCCGGGTTTTTAGTTCAGAGAATGACGCTATCGAAGCTATCAAACATGAAGGAAATGGTGGCATAGAGAAAGGGGATATCATGGTTCTTTTGGGTATTGGGCCGCTAGGAAGCGGGATGCCTGAGACCTATCAGGTGACTTCGGCTTTACGCTACTCAAATGCTGGCAAGGGAGTTTCCCTTTTGACGGATGGGCGTTTTTCCGGTGTTTCGACGGGAGCATGCGTTGGACATATCAGCCCTGAGGCGTTGAGTGGAGGTCCAATTGGTAAGGTGCGGGATGGGGACCGCATTCGAATTTTGGTCGATTGTGTTAAGTTAGAAGGTAGGATTGATTTGTTGGAAAAGGATGCAGATAAGCTCCTTAAGGAACGTTCTCTAAATCCGATTGTTCGCCAACATCCTGGGTTGCCCGACGACACACGCCTATGGGCGGCATTACAGAATGTGAGTGGGGGAAGCTGGCAGGGATGTGTCTATGATGTCGATCGGATCTTGGAGAGGTTGATTGGGAAGAATGCCGATAATATGTCAGACCGGTAGGATGACTAGCTCTTTTCCGATTGAGAATTTACTTTTCAGTGGTAAAGGATAATCAAATACGATGAGAATTGATTTTGCCGGTATTTGAAGTCCGAATCGGGGAGATGTGTAGACCCGTTGTCATATCAATTCAGGGGTGGACCCCAGCTTATGTGTGTATTTTGTTGCCTTTAGTTCTGCTTGCAACCAATCAGGTTCTTGGAGAAATTGGAGGTCCGATTGAGCAGTCTAGTCTTGTACAGTATCGAGGAGAACGGAGGAGTTTTGTTGCTCATAGAGAGGCTCCGTTAGTTCCGGGGAATAAGTTGTTTGAAAGCGGGATCCGTGGGCCGGTTGCTTGGCAGATAAGAGCAGCGGATGAGGCACTGAAATCGGGACTTTCGGCAATCGCAGGTAGACTCTACGGAATGGTGTTGGGATCCGATGAGTTAAGGGAGAAAGAACGGGAACAGATCGCTCTGAGCTTTAGTTCTGCTCTGATCAGTGAGGGCGAATTTAAAAAGGCCGTTGCCATTGTTGATGAATACGCGGATTCATCAGATCCAGGTTTCATGATGCGGCGAGCTCTACTCTCCTATCAGACTGGGGACTTTGACGCGACGAATGAGATTCTGAATGGGGTGGAAGCTAGTCAGTTGAGATCGAGTGACCGTGCTTGGTTTTATCTCCTTACCGGTTTAGTAGAAGAATGGAGACAGGATCCAATTCGTGCTGAAAGGCAGTACCGAATGGCGAAAGATGAGAGTAATTCGGAATCACAGAAAGTTCACTTTGATGCCATCATTTACCGCAGCCGTCTTCTCCTTCTTAGGCCGGGTCAATTACATCCCAACCTGGTGACCGACCTACGCGAGAAACTAAGGTCTTCAAAGGGAAGTTTTCAAGGTTTCCAGAATGCCAAGATTTTGGCTGTTGTCTTGCATGAGTTAGGAGAAACAGAGGAAGCCATTAGGGTTATTGAAGAGCAGCTTCTAATCGAAGCAGTGAAAGAGAGCGAGCTAGAGGATGAGCTTCTATTGCTATTGGGGCTAATCGCGGGCGAAGAAACAGCTAGAGGGAAGGAGGCATTTTCTCGACTTCTGGGCAAGGATGGTGATCGAAAATTACAAAAAATAGCACTCAGAATTCTTGGCCAAGTTGCACTTTCGATCGGACAACAAAGGCAAATTGAAAAACTCTTGAGTGAGTTAATAGAGAGACCTACTGCACATTCATTGCTTGACGAATTATACTATTTCAGGGCCTTTCTCAGACTTCAGGAAGGTCATTTAATCACATCCGAGGCTGACGCTAAGCGGATACTAGCTGAATATCCGGGATCCCCTTTTGCTAATCGAGCGATCTACCTATTAGCTTATTTGGCTTGGTTGAGAGATCCTCCTCAATATCGGAATGCTGCCTATTTTCTCAATCAATTGCGTGGGCGTTCACAGGA encodes the following:
- the yagF gene encoding D-xylonate dehydratase YagF; protein product: MSNNLIFDLGEKEIYTLRTTTKGPNGKLPLGSDFLRNKPSGTIFGWTQNAGMGWDPAKLGGKEFVILSTQGGIRQPDGSPVALGYHTGHYEIGLLMEEAARVISERGGIPFAGFCSDPCDGRTNGTDGMLDSLPYRNDAAVVLRRLIRSLPTRRGVLGVATCDKGLPAMMMALAKMRDLPSILIPGGVTLLSEEGENTAKVQTIGVRFAHGEISLDHAASVGCKACGSPGGGCQFLGTAASSQIVAEALGISLTHSALSPSGAPIWKDLARRSALALIELEEQGVTGSDILNEVSIQNAMVVHAAFGGSTNLILHLPAIAFEAGLSRPTVSDWQEVNKKVPRIVDALPNGPVGFATVQVFLAGGVPEVMLHLRDLDLLDLSARTVTGKSLGENLEWWEGSERRRILKDKLLLLDGIDPTDVIMNPVKAKSKGLTSTVTFPTGNLAPEGSVIKSTAIDPTLISGEGIFLHEGPARVFSSENDAIEAIKHEGNGGIEKGDIMVLLGIGPLGSGMPETYQVTSALRYSNAGKGVSLLTDGRFSGVSTGACVGHISPEALSGGPIGKVRDGDRIRILVDCVKLEGRIDLLEKDADKLLKERSLNPIVRQHPGLPDDTRLWAALQNVSGGSWQGCVYDVDRILERLIGKNADNMSDR